CCAATTTTCCAGGTCATAGACTTGTCCATCTTTTTTCTCCTTTACTCCAATTGCAACGGCTGTCGATGAATGTCATTCGCGGTGGCGGTTCGCGCGGCGGGCCGCAGCAAGCTATTTGTTTTTGTCGCCGCCCACTTCCAGGACCGAGGCGATGGACGACTTGGTGATCTGCAGCTTGGTGTTGCCGTCCACCTGGATCTCGAAGCGGTCATCCATGATGCGGGCAACGGTTCCGAAGATGCCGCCGGCGGTGATGATGCGCTCCCCGCCGCGGAGGGAACTGATCATGTTCTGGTGCTGTTTCTGCTTCTTGCGGGCCGGCATGATGATCAGCAGGTAAAAAATGCCGAAGATAACGACAAATGGAATGAGTTGCACCAGCATATTCTGGTTCTGCATCTTAATCTCCTTTGTAAAGAGCTAAAAAATTCTCTTTAAATTCGATGAATTTGTGCGATTGGATAGCATACCTTATTTTCGTCATAAAATCAAGGTAGAAATGGATATTGTGAATGGTGTTCAGTATCGAGGCCAGGATTTCCCTGGACTGGAACAAGTGGCGCAGATAGGCCCGGGAAAAAAGACGGCAGGTGTAACAGGAACAGGCGCCGTCGAGCGCCTGCTCGTCAAAGCGGTACTTTTCATTCTTGATGCGCACCCGGCCGCGCGAGGTGAACAGGGTGCCGTTCCTGGCGTTGCGCGAGGGCAGCACGCAGTCGAACATGTCGACCCCGTGTTCGACCGCGAAAAGAATGTCCTCGGGCGTTCCCGAGCCCATCAGGTAGCGCGGCTTGCCCGCCGGCAGGCGCGGCGCCAGCGGCTGCAGGGTCTGCTGGAATTCGCTAAGGCTTTCGCCGACGCTCAAGCCGCCGATGGCGTAGCCGTCGAAATCCATGGCCCGCAGTTCCTGCAGCGACCTTTCGCGCAGGTCGGCATGGAGGCCGCCCTGGATGATGGCGAACTGGAAATTGCCCCGGTTGGTTTTTAAAAAATGCTCCCTGGCCCTCGCGGCCCAGTGGCTGGTCAGGTGCATGGCTTTTTCATCCTGGCTGCGGCTGGCCGGATGGGGGGCAAAATGATCCAGAACCATCTGGATGTCGGAATCGAAGATGTTCTGGACGTCGACGACCGCTTCCGGGGTTAAAAAAAACGAACTGCCGTCCAGGTGCGACTTGAAGCTCACGCCGCGCTCGTCCACCCGGGCGTTGGCCCGCAGCGAAAAGACCTGGAAGCCGCCGCTGTCGGTCAGGATCGGCTTGTCCCAAGCCATGAAGCGGTGCAGCGAGCCGAAGGGCTTGATCACCTCCGTTCCCGGGCGCAGGAACAGATGATAGGTGTTGGCCAGGATGATCTGGGCGCCGGCTTCGTCAAGTTGGCGCGGCGTCAGCGCCTTAAC
The window above is part of the Candidatus Aminicenantes bacterium genome. Proteins encoded here:
- the yajC gene encoding preprotein translocase subunit YajC, with the protein product MQNQNMLVQLIPFVVIFGIFYLLIIMPARKKQKQHQNMISSLRGGERIITAGGIFGTVARIMDDRFEIQVDGNTKLQITKSSIASVLEVGGDKNK
- the tgt gene encoding tRNA guanosine(34) transglycosylase Tgt, which encodes MFFTQTGRDERCSARTGRSETKRGGIDTPVFMPVGTAGTVKALTPRQLDEAGAQIILANTYHLFLRPGTEVIKPFGSLHRFMAWDKPILTDSGGFQVFSLRANARVDERGVSFKSHLDGSSFFLTPEAVVDVQNIFDSDIQMVLDHFAPHPASRSQDEKAMHLTSHWAARAREHFLKTNRGNFQFAIIQGGLHADLRERSLQELRAMDFDGYAIGGLSVGESLSEFQQTLQPLAPRLPAGKPRYLMGSGTPEDILFAVEHGVDMFDCVLPSRNARNGTLFTSRGRVRIKNEKYRFDEQALDGACSCYTCRLFSRAYLRHLFQSREILASILNTIHNIHFYLDFMTKIRYAIQSHKFIEFKENFLALYKGD